The following coding sequences lie in one Numida meleagris isolate 19003 breed g44 Domestic line chromosome Z, NumMel1.0, whole genome shotgun sequence genomic window:
- the LOC110390222 gene encoding coiled-coil domain-containing protein 81-like — protein sequence MATGVFRYLLFTPLNPEELSLLKDLTTAEICKVWEATSKYIRRQLLEKRAVDIGIGSFAVVPTRAAAGPDGALEVDTPVFQLNQHVQTFYKLKDSKTKIPSQIFEHPLNFEEIAETIYFRTPIVEQCIHETLLFLAEALRGKKEVDFLFRRLGILSLRGRQVTMNFFDDCALELDATGNMLPALLGDSEMMNMIAFRGKNKFTRRSVDGCIVLPRLGLENSKTSQETTSVKPQRELQPWGGGARRVSVYDPVMLARRRVSKAVKAEQQHKEEEKKKQRVRFRFLPQLEQMYMEELRQPKPPAQPGPSARAQQASKMAARSVRAQIEERRLQVLMASKRKEVEAEIQGQRRESTQRQSVERSQNPFHRLLEGDPRPSYVLRREYNQKLVEQHQNTAPGTSNCAQGLSGRTSHRCTLPPLQQESCQQRRRGAPFQR from the exons ATGGCGACTGGGGTGTTCAGATACCTGCTTTTCACACCCTTGAACCCTGAGGAGCTTTCCCTACTGAAGGACCTCACCACTGCAG aaatctgcAAAGTGTGGGAAGCCACTTCAAAATACATTCGGAGACAGCTACTGGAGAAGCGG GCAGTGGATATTGGAATCGGGAGCTTTGCAGTTGTGCCAACTCGTGCCGCTGCTGGACCAGATGGGGCTCTGGAAGTAGACACGCCTGTTTTCCAGTTGAACCAACATGTCCAGACATTTTACAAGCTGAAGGATTCTAAGACCAAAATTCCTT CCCAGATATTCGAACATCCACTGAACTTCGAGGAGATTGCTGAAACCATCTACTTCCGCACGCCAATCGTAGAGCAGTGCATCCATGAGACCCTGCTCTTCCTTGCCGAGGCCCTCCgaggaaagaaggaagtggACTTCTTGTTCAGGAGGCTTGGCATTCTTTCTCTGAGAGGGCGACAGGTCACCATGAACTTCTTTGACGACTGCGCCCTGGAGCTGGATGCGACGGGCAACATGCTGCCAGCTCTTCTCGGG GACTCCGAGATGATGAACATGATTGCGTTTCGAGGCAAAAACAAATTCACTCGACGCAGTGTGGACGGCTGCATCGTGCTGCCAAG GCTTGGATTGGAGAACTCAAAGACTTCCCAAGAAACAACTTCCGTCAAGCCCCAGAGAGAGCTGCAGCCGTGGGGCGGGGGTGCCCGAAGAG TGAGTGTGTACGATCCGGTGATGCTGGCTCGGCGCAGGGTGTCTAAAGCCgtgaaggcagagcagcagcacaaggaggaggagaagaaaaagcaaagggtCCGATTCAG GTTCCTGCCACAGCTTGAGCAGATGTACATGGAAGAGCTGAGGCAGCCAAAACCTCCAGCTCAGCCGGGGCCCTCTGCCCGTGCCCAGCAGGCCTCCAAAATG GCAGCGCGCTCAGTGCGCGCTCAAATCGAAGAAAGACGGCTCCAGGTGCTGATGGCCTCCAAGCGCAAGGAGGTCGAAGCTGAAATCCAAGGCCAGCGCAGGGAGAGCACACAGCGGCAGAGCGTGGAGAGAAGCCAG AACCCCTTCCACCGCCTGCTGGAGGGTGACCCTCGTCCTTCCTATGTCCTGAGAAGGGAGTACAACCAGAAGCTGGTGGAGCAGCACCAAAACACTGCACCAGGCACCAGCAACTGCGCCCAGGGACTCTCAGGCAGAACCTCCCACCGCTGCACGCTGCCACCtttgcagcaggagagctgtCAGCAGCGGAGGCGAGGGGCACCTTTCCAACGATGa